Proteins found in one Roseovarius pelagicus genomic segment:
- a CDS encoding Crp/Fnr family transcriptional regulator, which produces MPKLDESLLTGLPPFSLLERTQIREILGLATPRRFDEGTAIFSEGFAADHFFLLLDGYLRVVRTTPGGDQIIVLHISPGQLFGIAPALQRDTYPATAIAAAESIALSWPARLWPEFTAKYQGFASESFKTVGQRLGQIQDTLTEMATQAVEKRVAAAVLRMVNQSGRKTDQGIEIAFPITRQNISDMTGTTLHTVSRLLSAWEKDGIVRSTRKHIVVTDPHRLVLISDAQG; this is translated from the coding sequence GTGCCCAAGCTAGACGAAAGCCTTCTGACCGGCCTGCCCCCCTTCAGCCTGCTGGAGCGGACGCAGATTCGCGAAATCCTCGGTCTGGCAACGCCGCGTCGGTTCGACGAAGGGACTGCCATTTTCAGTGAGGGCTTTGCAGCCGATCACTTTTTCCTGCTGCTGGACGGCTACCTTCGCGTGGTGCGCACGACACCGGGCGGCGATCAGATCATCGTGCTGCATATCTCTCCGGGGCAGTTGTTCGGTATTGCACCCGCGCTACAGCGTGACACCTATCCCGCCACCGCCATCGCTGCGGCAGAATCGATCGCCCTGTCTTGGCCCGCTCGCTTGTGGCCAGAGTTCACCGCAAAGTATCAAGGCTTTGCGAGCGAAAGCTTCAAGACTGTCGGCCAGCGTCTTGGCCAAATTCAGGACACCCTGACCGAGATGGCGACGCAGGCCGTCGAAAAACGGGTTGCCGCCGCAGTCCTAAGGATGGTGAACCAAAGCGGACGAAAGACGGATCAGGGGATCGAGATCGCCTTTCCGATTACCCGGCAAAACATTTCAGACATGACCGGAACAACGCTGCACACGGTCAGTCGTCTGCTGTCTGCGTGGGAAAAGGACGGGATCGTGCGGTCAACGCGCAAGCACATCGTCGTCACCGACCCGCACAGGCTTGTCCTGATCAGCGACGCGCAAGGCTAG
- a CDS encoding CbbQ/NirQ/NorQ/GpvN family protein encodes MNIASKPELPFYAPVADECDVFETAHANGLPLLLKGPTGCGKTRFVEHMAARTGLPLHTVACHDDLSAADLIGRYLLKGGETVWVDGPLTRAVRTGGICYLDEVVEARKDVTVVLHPLTDDRRRLVIDRTGEELVAPNSFMLVASYNPGYQNILKKLKPSTRQRFVSIGFDFPDPRVEIAVVTAESGLDEARSAALVRLAGHIRRLSGMDLEEGVSTRLLIYAATMIAHGMHVDRAIEAAIIEPLSDEPDVQQALRDLAASVYG; translated from the coding sequence ATGAACATCGCGTCGAAACCCGAACTGCCGTTCTACGCCCCTGTCGCAGATGAATGCGATGTATTCGAGACGGCCCATGCCAACGGTTTGCCCCTTCTTCTGAAGGGGCCGACCGGCTGCGGTAAAACCCGCTTTGTCGAACATATGGCCGCCCGCACCGGCCTGCCCCTGCACACGGTCGCCTGCCACGACGATCTGTCTGCGGCCGACCTGATCGGGCGCTACCTGCTCAAAGGTGGTGAAACTGTGTGGGTTGACGGTCCTCTGACACGGGCCGTGCGCACCGGTGGCATTTGCTACCTCGACGAGGTGGTCGAGGCCCGAAAGGATGTGACCGTCGTACTGCACCCGCTGACCGACGATCGTCGCAGGCTGGTCATCGACCGCACCGGCGAGGAACTTGTCGCACCCAATAGCTTCATGCTCGTGGCCAGCTACAACCCCGGCTATCAGAACATCCTGAAGAAGCTGAAGCCATCGACGCGGCAACGCTTTGTCTCGATTGGCTTTGACTTCCCCGATCCACGCGTGGAGATCGCTGTCGTCACCGCCGAAAGCGGGTTGGACGAGGCCCGATCGGCAGCGCTGGTCCGTCTTGCGGGCCATATTCGCAGGCTGTCAGGCATGGATCTGGAAGAAGGCGTCTCGACTCGTCTGTTGATCTATGCCGCCACCATGATCGCGCACGGTATGCATGTGGATCGCGCCATTGAGGCCGCGATCATCGAGCCGTTATCGGATGAGCCCGACGTCCAGCAGGCGCTGCGCGATCTGGCCGCCAGCGTCTACGGGTGA
- a CDS encoding cbb3-type cytochrome c oxidase subunit I, protein MKYQSQKVAYAYFLVAMGLFAIQVLGGLLAGWIYVSPNTLSELLPFNVVRMIHTNALIVWLLLGFFGAAYYLVPEESEREIFSVKLAYLQLIILVVGTLGAVGSYLVGIHGGREFLEQPLWVKFGILVAAVIFLVNVSLTFLAGRKTAITNILLMGLWLLCLLWVFAFINPDNLSLDKMYWWFVVHLWVEATWELVMAAILGFLMLKLTGVDREVIEKWLYVIVATALFSGILGTGHHFYWIGLPGYWQWLGSIFSAFEVVPFFAMMSFSFIMVWKGRKNHPNKAALLWSLGASTVAFFGAGVWGFLHTFHGVNYYTHGTQITAAHGHLSFYGAYVALNLAMFTYAMPILRGRDPYNQVLNMVSFWLMTGGMAFMTFTLTFAGTIQTHMQRIVGDYYMDVQDQLGLFYMMRFGSGIAVVLGALLFIYSMLVVRREVIKPGSATVPGE, encoded by the coding sequence ATGAAATATCAATCACAGAAAGTGGCCTACGCCTATTTTCTCGTCGCCATGGGGCTCTTTGCCATTCAGGTTCTCGGCGGGCTGCTGGCCGGGTGGATCTATGTATCGCCCAACACATTGTCAGAGCTGTTGCCGTTTAACGTCGTGCGCATGATCCACACCAATGCGCTGATCGTCTGGCTGTTGCTGGGCTTCTTTGGTGCTGCCTATTATCTGGTACCAGAGGAGTCCGAACGCGAGATTTTCTCGGTCAAGCTGGCCTATCTCCAGCTGATCATCCTCGTGGTCGGCACGCTCGGCGCCGTCGGCTCTTACCTTGTGGGTATCCACGGAGGGCGCGAATTCCTCGAACAGCCACTTTGGGTCAAGTTCGGCATTCTCGTCGCCGCCGTGATCTTTCTCGTCAACGTCTCGCTGACCTTTCTGGCCGGGCGCAAGACAGCAATCACCAACATCCTGCTAATGGGGCTATGGCTGCTTTGCCTGCTCTGGGTCTTTGCCTTCATCAACCCCGACAACCTGAGCCTTGATAAAATGTACTGGTGGTTCGTCGTTCACCTCTGGGTCGAAGCGACGTGGGAACTGGTGATGGCCGCGATCCTTGGCTTCCTCATGCTCAAGCTTACAGGTGTTGACCGCGAAGTGATCGAGAAATGGCTCTATGTCATCGTTGCCACGGCGCTCTTTTCCGGCATTCTCGGAACCGGGCACCATTTTTACTGGATCGGCTTGCCGGGGTACTGGCAGTGGCTCGGCTCTATCTTCTCAGCGTTCGAAGTGGTGCCATTCTTTGCGATGATGTCCTTTTCCTTCATCATGGTGTGGAAAGGCCGCAAGAACCACCCGAACAAGGCCGCGTTGCTCTGGTCACTGGGCGCGTCCACCGTCGCCTTCTTCGGCGCGGGCGTCTGGGGCTTCCTGCACACGTTCCACGGGGTAAACTACTATACCCACGGCACGCAAATCACCGCCGCCCACGGGCACCTGTCGTTCTATGGCGCCTATGTGGCACTTAACTTGGCGATGTTCACCTACGCGATGCCGATCCTGCGCGGACGTGATCCCTATAATCAGGTGCTGAATATGGTGTCCTTCTGGCTGATGACAGGCGGCATGGCCTTCATGACCTTTACGCTGACCTTTGCCGGGACGATCCAGACACACATGCAGCGGATCGTAGGCGACTACTACATGGACGTGCAGGACCAGCTTGGCCTCTTCTACATGATGCGCTTCGGCTCAGGTATCGCCGTGGTGCTCGGGGCACTCCTGTTCATCTACTCCATGCTGGTGGTGCGCCGCGAGGTGATCAAGCCCGGCTCCGCAACCGTACCCGGAGAGTAA
- a CDS encoding NnrS family protein: protein MSARTKYSGPALFSYGFRPFFLSATLFALLVVPVWWLVWRGDVVLSSTFSPTDWHIHEMVFGYGAAVIAGFLFTAVPNWTGRLPAQGWPLAALLAIWIAGRLALAGATGLGPIGVAAIDQLFLVAVAGMIAREIIAGKNWRNLKVLIPVTLLWLANLAFHIEAMMQGGADVSRRAGIALLIFLIMLIGGRVVPSFTRNWLVKRGATALPVPFNRFDGLTLLVSVLALLIWVAAPFSIVNAASASAAAGVQVIRLLRWQGMATWRSPLLVMLHVAYLLIPAGFLGIAGGALGIVSPAVGAHLFGIGAVGGMTVAVMMRATLGHTGRDLVAGPMLTIAFALLMVSAVLRAADGTALLSGVNGVGLSAVCWTAAFAVLVLRIGPWLATPNVSRRKPSGGAQ, encoded by the coding sequence ATGTCTGCCCGTACCAAGTATTCTGGCCCCGCCCTGTTTTCTTATGGCTTTAGGCCATTTTTCCTGTCTGCGACGTTATTCGCCCTGCTTGTTGTGCCGGTATGGTGGTTGGTGTGGCGGGGGGATGTCGTGCTTAGCAGTACATTTTCGCCGACGGACTGGCATATCCACGAGATGGTTTTCGGGTATGGCGCGGCTGTCATCGCCGGGTTCCTGTTTACAGCAGTGCCAAACTGGACGGGCCGCTTGCCTGCGCAAGGCTGGCCGTTGGCTGCGCTGTTGGCGATATGGATCGCCGGGCGGCTTGCCTTGGCCGGGGCAACAGGCCTTGGCCCAATCGGAGTGGCCGCCATTGATCAACTGTTTCTGGTGGCCGTGGCGGGGATGATCGCCCGCGAAATCATCGCAGGCAAGAACTGGCGCAACCTCAAGGTATTGATCCCGGTGACATTACTGTGGTTAGCCAATCTGGCATTTCATATAGAGGCGATGATGCAGGGCGGCGCAGATGTCAGTCGCCGCGCGGGCATCGCGCTGCTGATCTTTCTTATCATGCTGATTGGCGGACGCGTCGTCCCCAGCTTCACGCGCAACTGGTTGGTGAAGCGTGGCGCCACAGCCCTGCCGGTTCCGTTTAACCGGTTCGACGGGCTGACATTGCTGGTCAGTGTTCTGGCGTTGTTGATTTGGGTCGCCGCGCCGTTCAGCATCGTGAATGCAGCATCCGCATCGGCGGCTGCCGGTGTCCAAGTCATACGATTGCTACGCTGGCAGGGGATGGCAACATGGCGTTCGCCGCTGTTGGTGATGTTGCATGTGGCATATCTTTTGATACCCGCCGGGTTCCTCGGGATTGCTGGGGGCGCGCTGGGCATCGTATCGCCAGCGGTCGGCGCGCATCTGTTCGGCATCGGGGCCGTCGGCGGGATGACCGTCGCGGTGATGATGCGGGCGACGTTGGGCCATACGGGGCGCGATCTGGTCGCCGGGCCAATGCTGACAATCGCCTTTGCGCTGCTGATGGTATCAGCGGTTTTGCGGGCCGCAGATGGCACTGCTCTTTTGTCCGGGGTAAATGGCGTCGGGTTGTCAGCGGTATGCTGGACAGCGGCCTTTGCGGTGCTGGTGTTGCGCATCGGTCCGTGGCTTGCGACACCAAATGTTTCGAGGCGCAAGCCATCGGGTGGAGCCCAGTAG
- a CDS encoding DUF1858 domain-containing protein, whose translation MRRPDFDDPDLPLSVLFAEWPEAIAPFLERRMLCPGCPIAPFHAITDACVEYDLDEDEFREELRAAISAAKAS comes from the coding sequence ATGCGACGTCCCGATTTCGACGATCCGGATTTGCCGCTGTCAGTGCTGTTCGCAGAATGGCCAGAGGCAATCGCCCCATTTCTGGAACGCCGGATGCTGTGTCCGGGCTGCCCGATTGCGCCGTTTCACGCGATTACGGATGCCTGTGTGGAATATGATCTGGACGAGGATGAGTTTCGCGAAGAACTGAGAGCCGCGATAAGCGCCGCGAAAGCGTCCTAG
- a CDS encoding pseudoazurin, which produces MLKTMMMTAALALIAVTANAETYEVHMKNRGDAGVMVFEPAFVKAQPGDVIRFLPTDKGHNVESIDGMLPEGVESFKTKFNKEFDLTVEKEGVYGIKCTPHYAMGMVALIQVGEAANLDEAAAVKQKGKAKSRMSDLFEQVE; this is translated from the coding sequence ATGCTCAAGACAATGATGATGACCGCCGCCCTCGCTCTGATCGCAGTGACTGCGAATGCCGAGACTTATGAGGTTCATATGAAGAACCGCGGAGATGCGGGTGTAATGGTATTCGAACCAGCATTTGTAAAAGCGCAGCCCGGCGATGTGATCCGGTTCCTCCCCACAGACAAGGGGCACAACGTCGAGAGCATTGATGGGATGCTTCCCGAGGGGGTCGAATCCTTCAAGACCAAGTTCAACAAGGAATTTGATCTGACTGTCGAAAAGGAAGGTGTCTACGGCATCAAATGCACACCGCACTACGCCATGGGCATGGTTGCTCTGATTCAGGTGGGTGAGGCTGCCAATCTGGATGAAGCGGCGGCCGTAAAGCAGAAGGGCAAAGCCAAGTCGCGCATGTCGGACCTGTTTGAACAGGTTGAGTGA
- a CDS encoding c-type cytochrome — protein MSELLTKSRARNVFYGGSIFFVVVFIALTIQSHHYIVNTSTAGMPLTEEVILGKHVWERHSCINCHTLHGEGAYFAPEVGNVMTRWGVLDDPEGAFEMLDGWMQAQPSGIEGRRQMPFFEITEEEMKALAEFLRWADQTDTQNWPPNDAG, from the coding sequence ATGTCAGAATTACTTACCAAATCGCGGGCCAGGAACGTGTTCTACGGAGGATCCATCTTCTTCGTCGTCGTGTTCATCGCCCTAACGATTCAGAGCCACCACTATATCGTCAACACATCCACAGCCGGTATGCCCCTGACCGAAGAGGTCATACTCGGCAAACACGTATGGGAACGGCATTCGTGCATCAACTGCCACACCTTGCACGGTGAAGGGGCCTATTTCGCCCCCGAAGTCGGCAATGTCATGACCCGCTGGGGGGTTCTGGATGATCCGGAGGGCGCTTTCGAGATGCTCGACGGATGGATGCAGGCACAGCCTTCGGGCATTGAAGGCAGACGCCAGATGCCATTTTTCGAGATCACCGAAGAAGAGATGAAGGCGCTGGCCGAATTCCTTCGCTGGGCTGATCAGACCGACACCCAGAACTGGCCGCCCAACGACGCGGGCTGA